Within the Acidipropionibacterium acidipropionici genome, the region ACATCCTCGCGATGGGCGGCGGCGGCTTCTCGATGTCCGATCGTGGCGCCCCGACCGCTCTGGACCGGTACCTGCTGGATCTGTCGGGCAAGAGATCCCCCCTCGTGTGCTTCGCGCCGACCGCCGCGGCCGACGATCCCGTCTACGTGAACCGGTTCCTGGCGGCCTATTCGGCATTGGGGGTGCGCACGATGGTGCTGACCCTGTGGCAGGGCGCCGCGGAGTCGGTGGACCGGCTGTCCCAGGCCGATGTGGTGCTCTCGGGCGGCGGCTCGACAGCCAATCTGGTGGCCCTGTGGAGGGCCCACGGCGTCGACCATGTCATCAGGAAGATGGTGGGTCGTGACGGAGATCTGGTGCTGGGCGGCATCTCGGCCGGGGCGGCCTGCTGGTTCGCCGGGTCGCTGACCGACGCCTTCGGGGACCTGCGGCCGTGGCGGGGCGGTCTGGGGCTGCTGCCGGGCTCCTTCTGCCCGCATTTCGACGGGGAGCCGGACCGTCCTCCGGCCTACGCCCAGGCGATCGCCTCGGGGGTGCTGCCCAGCGGCTACGCGGTGGACGACGGTGCCGCCGTGCACTTCGTCGACGGCGAGTTCTCCCGTGCGGTGGCCGAGCGCGAGGGCGCGGAGGTGAGCCGCTTCACCAGCAGCAACTCGCCGACGGCGGCCGGGGTGCTGCGCGATCAGCTTCCGGTCGAGGTGCTCTGACTTCCGAAGAGCACCTCAGTCATCTGCAGGTGCACCTGCTCGACGTGGGGGACGTCGGGGAGGGTGAGGGGGTCGTCGGCGGCGGTGCTCAGCACCAGGGTGCCGCAACCCAGGATCCGGTCGAGGAGCCCCCGCTCGTAGGTGACGTCGTTGATGCGGTTGAGGGGCAGGTCGTGGCCGGTGCGGGTGATGAGGCCGCGCCGGGTGATGATCCGTCGGGTGGTGACGGTGTAGGTGGTGGTGAGCCACCTGAGCCACGGGATGAGGGTGCCGAGGACCACCAGGACCACGCCGAGGGCGACGACGGCCCAGGGGACCCAGGCGCCCAGATCCGGGGGCATCAGGCCCAAGGCCGTTCCCACTCCCGCCACGACGACGATGAGCACGAGGATCGGCCCCAGCAGTGCCTTGGGGTGGGTGCGCATATGGATCAGCTCGTCCTCCTGGGGGCCGAGCAGCCTTCGTGACAGTGCCATGCCCCAAGTGTGTCCCATGGGGCCGGGGGGTCGAGGGGATCGGGCCGGGACGGGGGCATCTTCAGGGGCCGTGGCGGGCGGCGTCCACGACCGGGCGCGGGTGTCGGAGGATCCTCTAACATGTCGACGGTGAGCTCATCTCCGAATGATCGCAGCCAGTCAGGAGTCCGGGCCGAGACGTCCCGGCCGTCACGGTCGACCACAGGGCCGGCCGAGGGGCCCGGGGGATCGGCTGAGGAGAGTCGTCGCCAGTACACGGTGGGCATCATCGGCGGGGGTCAGCTGGCCCGGATGATGCACCAGGCGGCCATCCGGCTGGGGATCCGGACCCGGCTGCTGGCCACCTCCCCCGACGAGTCGGCGGCCCAGGTCATGGGGGACGTGGTGATCGGCTCCCATCTGAACCGGCAGGCGGTGATGGACTTCGCCCGGGACTGCGACGTCGTCACCTTCGACCATGAGCATGTTCCCACCGAGTTCCTGCGGGAGCTGGAGCAGGCGGGGGTGGCGGTGCGCCCCGGCCCCGAGGCCCTGGTGCACGCCCAGGACAAGGCGGTGATGCGGCAGCGCGCCGCCGAGGACGGGGTGCCCTGCCCGGCCTGGGAGGTGTGCGGCGGGCCCGAGTCGATGGTGGCCTTCGGCGAGCGGGTCGGCTGGCCGGTGATCGCCAAGACCTCGCGCGGCGGATATGACGGCAAGGGAGTGTGGAAGGTCGAGGGGCCCGACGATGTGGCCGAGCCCTTCGAGGCGATGGGCGGCCTGGCCGACGGGCAGCAGCCGATCCGCATCCTCGCCGAGGAGTACGTCGATTTCACCCGCGAACTCTCGGCGATCGTGGTGCGATCCCCCTCCGGTCAGGCGGTGGCCTACCCGGTGAGCGAGTCGGTGCAGAAGGACGGCATCTGCACCGAGACGATCACACCGGCCCCGGGGATGAGCGCCCAGCGTGCCGCGGAGATCCAGCGGATGGCCCTTGAGATCGCCGGGCGGCTCGGCGTCGTCGGCGTCCTGGCGGTCGAGCTGATGGAGCGCGCCGACGGCGAGGTCGTCGTCAACGAGCTGGCGATGCGGCCCCACAACACGGGCCACTGGACCATCGACGGGGCCGTCACCAGCCAGTTCGAGAACCACATCCGCGCGGTGCTGGACCTGCCTCTGGGAGATCCCTCCCTGAGGGCACCGGTGGTCGTGATGGCCAATGTGCTGGGCGGATCGGAGACCGATCTGACCGGTGCACTGCAACACTGCTTCGCACGGGACCGCGGTCTGCACGTGGAGCTGTACGGCAAGCAGGTGCGTCCCGGGCGCAAGGTGGGCCATGTCACCTGCGTCGGTGCCGACGTCGAAGAGGTGCGGCGCCGGGCACGGCATGCCGCGGGATATCTGATGGGAGACCGGAATGCCTGAGAAGAAGACCACCAGGAGCACGGCGCCGCGCCGTACCAAATCCGAGCCGAGGACGAAGGCGCGCCGGGTGGCGGGAGACGACGTCGCGGCCCCCAGGGTGTCGATCGTGATGGGATCGGACTCCGACTGGCCGACGATGGAGCCCGCGGCCCTGGTGCTCGACGAGTTCGGGGTGGCCTTCGAGGCCGATGTGGTCTCGGCCCACCGGATGCCCGAGCAGATGGTGGAGTTCGGTCGGGGTGCCCACGAGAGGGGCATCCAGGTGATCATCGCCGGGGCCGGGGGAGCGGCCCACCTTCCCGGCATGCTCGCCGCGCTCACTCCGCTGCCTGTGGTCGGGGTGCCGGTGCCGCTGGCCCACCTCGACGGCATGGATTCGCTGCTGTCCATCGTGCAGATGCCCAGTGGCGTGCCGGTGGCCACGGTGGGCGTAGGCAACGCCAAGAACGCCGGCCTTCTGGCGGTGCGGATCCTGGCCTCGGGAGATCCGGAGCTCACCGAGAAGATGGTGAACTATCAGACCCAGCTGCGGGAGATCGCGACCGTCAAGGGCGAGAAGGTCCGCAAGCACTCGAGTTCTTGAGGCAGGGGGACGACCCCCTTGCAACCCTCGTGGCGGGGGCTTTCGCGCACCTGGGCTTCGCGTCGCAGGCCACCCGCTGCGGTTCCGGTCAGCGAGCGCCTGCGCGAGCGAAGGGGGAGTCGGCTCCCCCCTTCTCGTCTATTTCGCGTACTGCTTCGCGACTGAGGTGTCTCCCTGGGCCAGGACGTTGAACAGCTCCTTGCACTTCGTCCTGTCCCACAGCACGGAGGAGCCGGCGGAGGTGTAGGCGTTGGAGTCGGAGACCGGGACGGTCATCTTGATCCCGTTCGACCCGGTCACCTTCAGCATGCCGAGGCCCGCCCTGCCCATCGTCAGCACCGAGGTGTTGTCGCCCCGCCGGATGGCGCCGGCTGCCGCCATGTTGACCTTCCAGTAGCGCACCGGGTTGATGAGGGTCCACGGTGTGAGGACCTTCTTGGCCACCTTGCCGATGACCTCCTGCTGGCGTTTGACGCGGCCGAGATCGCCGAGGGCGTCGGCCTTGCGCATCCGCACGTAGCCGAGGGCGGTGATGCCGTCGAGGTCTTGGCATCCCGCCTTGAGGTTGGTGTGGGAGTCCTTGTCGACCATGGGCTTGTCCAGGCAGATATTGACCCCGCCGACCGCGTCCACCATGTTGACGAAGCCGCCGAAGCCGATCTCCAGGTAGCCGTCCATCCGCAGCCCGGTGGCCTGTTCGACGGTCTGCATGAGTAGCGGTGCGCCGCCGATCGAGTACGCCGCATTGAGCTTGTTCCGGCCGTGCCCGGGGATCGGCACGTAGGAGTCCCGGGGCAGCGAGATGAGCACGCTGCTTCCCGACGGCGGGGTGTAGAGGATGAGCATGGTGTCGGTGCGGGTGCCCGCCTCGGTCCCGGTGCCGAGCTTTCGCTGCTCGGCCTCGGTGAGGTCGTCGCGGCGGTCGCTGCCGACCAGGAGGGTGGCCGTTCCCGGCTGCTGTGCGGGACGGTCGCCGTCGGGAGTCGCCTTCACGGTGTCGGACCTGACAAGGGCGATGACGGGTACCACGAGGAGCCAGACGAGCCACAGCACCAGCAGCCGGACGATGATCCGTCCGACCCGGGGCCGGCGTCGCGGCCCGGGCCGGCGCGGTGGCCGGCCTCCGGGCGGGGGTGACGCCGGGGGCCGCCCGCCACCCGCGGTGCGCCTTGGCCGGTCGGTCCTGGGCCCGGCGGGCCGGGACTGGCTGGTGCGCAGCGGCGGATATGCCTTCGGGGATGCGGTTCCGGGACGACGGCGGGAGGAGCCGCGGACCGGGGGCGAGTCGACGCGGGTCTTCTCCGCCTCGGTCTCCTCGTCCCCGTACAGCCAGTCCAGATCCTCCTGGCGGGATTCGTCGTCTCGTCGTTCGGCCATGCGGCTCAGGGTAGTGCGCTTCATGCCACGACCGCCTGTGACACGACCGCGGCGGCCCGGGGAGGCGGCGCCCGGCGGGTCGGCACGGGCCGACTGGCACAATGGGCGCCATGTCTGCTCATCTCGCCCCTCCGGTCAGCATCGTGATGCCGGTTCGTGAGGAGGAGAGATATCTCGCCTCCTCGGTCGACGGAATCCTGGCCCAGGGATATCCGGGTGAGATGGAGGTGATTCTTGTCGTAGCGCCCGGCCGGGACGCCACCCAGCAGATCGCCGAGCGGCTGGCTGCCGCCGACGCCCGGATCCGGGTGGTGCCCAATCCGGGGGCGACCACCCCCAAGGCCCTCAATCTCGGTGTGGCGGCCGCCTCCCACGACATCATCGTGCGCGTCGACGCGCACGGGGAGCTGGCCCCCGAGTACATCGCCACTGCTGTGGAGCTGCTGGAGCGCACCGGTGCCGCGAATGTGGGCGGGGTGATGGACGCCCGCGGCCGGACGGCCTTCGAGCAGGCGGTGGCGGTGGCGTACACCTCCCGACTCGGGCTGGGAGGCTCCTCCTTCCACCTCGCGGCGTCTCCGGAGGGGCCGGCGGAGACCGTCTTCCTGGGGGTGTTCCGCAAGAAGGATCTCGAGGCCGTCGGCGGGTTCGACCCCACCTTCGACCGGGCGCAGGACTGGGAGCTCAACTATCGGCTGCGTCGTTCGGGCAGACAGGTGTGGTTCAGTCCACGGCTCAAGGTGACCTACCGTCCGCGGTCCAGTGTCAAGGCCCTGGCCCGCCAGTTCTTCCGCACCGGTCAGTGGCGCCGCGAGGTGATGAGGCATCACCGGGACTCGGTCAGCCTGCGGTATCTCGTCGCCCCGGCCACGGTCGCCGCCTGTGCGGCCGGTGCGGGTCTGGGCGTGGCCGGGGCGGTACGGGCGATGAGCGGACGGGGCCGGGGGATGCTGTTCGGCTGGGCACTGCCGGTGGGCTATCTGGCGGCGATGGGCCTGGGATCCGCCCTGATGCCCCGGCAGATGCCCAAGGACGTGCGGGCCAGGCTGCCCCTGGTGCTCGCGGTGATGCACTTCAGCTGGGGAACCGGCTTCCTCATCGGGCTGCGGCCCTCCCGCGACGAGTCGGCCTCCGACGACGCGCCGTTGATGGAGTGAGGTTCAGGACGCGATCTCCGCACCCTCCTGGTCGGCCAGCGCCGCGGGGGTGCTGCCGTCCAGCATCTCGTCGACGAGGATGAGGGATCCGGATCCGGTCAGGCAGCCCGTCAGGAGAAGGGCCAGGTCCATGGGCGGGGGAGCGGTGGCCACCAGCATGCGCCGGTCGATCGGGAGGACGGCGGCCAGGTCGGCCTCGCTGAGCGACGCCGTCCCCTCCATCCTCGCGGTGGTGGGCCGTGCGCAGGCCGGTGCCGGCATCTCGTCGGGCATCGCCAGGGCGTCGCTGAAGTCGATGGCCCCGGGTGCGGGGTTGCGGCACGCCCCGCCGAGCGGGGCCAGTGAGCACTGCACCAACGGCACCCTCGGGTCGCTGCCGGAGGGGTCGGGGCCGCTCACATCCAGATCGGTGGGGGCATCCGAGGGCCCCCGACCGACCAATGGCACGACGCCGGCCCACCAGCAGGACAGCAGCCAGGTGAGGCTGACCCAGTGGAGCGGGTGGCGCGCGAGAAGAGGCAGGCCCACACGGTCTCCGGGGGCGATCCCCTCCTCGGTGAGCAGGTGGACGGTCTTGGCCACCCAGCTGCCGACGGTGCGCCCCGACAGTTCCACCCGATCCCGGCCGCGGTACCAGGTGATCAGGGGAGCAGCCTCCAGACGCCGTCGCTCCAGGGCGGCTACCGGTCCGCGGGGGCCGAGGCCCGATGCGGGACCGGATCCGCGGTTCGATGTCGGGCCGGAGCCCGAGGGGGTGGGTGAGAGCTGAACCATGTGGTCCATTGTGACGGAGTCACATCCTGCTCGGCATTGTGACGGAGTCACATCCCGCTCGGCATTGTGACGGAGTCACATCCCTGTCGGCATTGTGACGGGGCCTCCGGCGGGTCCTGGCCGGATCCGGGAGGGACGCGGGTGCGGCCGGTTAGCCTGGATGCATGCGTCACGTACTCATCATCGCCGGCGGTTCGGGCACCCGGTTGTGGCCTCTGTCGAGGCAGGGCGAGCCCAAGCAGCTTCTCGATCTCATCGACGGTCTGAGCCTGCTGAGGATGTCCTACGAGCGGGTCCGGGGGCTCGTCTCCGACGACAACATCCTGGTCTGCACGGGAGCCGACTACGCCGACGTGGTCGCCTCCCAGCTGCCCGAGCTCCCTCGCGGCAACATCCTCGGCGAGCCCGTCGGAAGGGACTCCCTCAACGCGGTGGCGTGGCCGGCCGCCCTGATCGCCGACAAGGACCCGGACGCGGTGATCGCCACGGTCACGGCCGATCACATCATCCGGCCGGTGGCCGACTTCCGGACGGCCCTGGACCGCGCCTTCTCCCTCGCCGAGCAGGAGTCCGACGCGATGGTGACCTTCGGCGTCGTGCCCACCGAACCCAACACGGGCTACGGATATCTGCACCGCGGCCTGCGGCTCCCGGGCGGCCAGGGGGCCTGCGAGGTCCTGGAATTCGCGGAGAAGCCGAGCCCCGAGCTGGCCCGCAGGTATCTGGACTCGGGGGAGTACTGGTGGAACTCGGGGATGTTCGTGTGGCGGGCCGCCACCCTTCTCGACGTCCTGGCGGAGCTGCGGCCGACGACCCGCGCCGCCATCGACGAGCTCGTCGCCGATCCCGCACGGCTGGCCGAGATCTACCCCCGCCTGGAGAAGATCTCGGTGGACTTCGCGGTGATGGAACCGGTCTCCCGCGGACGCGCCGATGCGCGGGTGGTGGCCGTTCCGCTGGACATCCAGTGGTACGACGTCGGCTCCTTCGAGACCCTGGCCCCGCACCTGCCCGACGACCGTCACGGCAACCACGTCAGGGGCCTGACGGTCAGCCTCGACGCCGACGGCAACCTGTTGATCAACCAGCGCCCCAACGCGGTGCTGGCGGTGGCCGGGCTGCACCGGATGGCGGTGGTGACCACTGATCGGGCCACCCTGGTGGTGCCCCTCGCCGACTCCCAGCGGGTCAAGGCGCTGGTCGCCGAGGTGGCCGCCCAGGTCGGCGGGGAGTTCGCGTGAGCCGCATGATCGCCGGATCGGCCGACTCCACGGGGAGGTGGTGAGATGCACGCCGTGCTCGAGCGGATGCGTCGGGCCAGGGAGCCCTTCGCCTGGCTGATGCTCATCGTCTCGTGCAGTTTCGTGGCCGTCTTCGTCACCGACTTCTGCTGGTCGGTGTTCCATGAGGGGGCCGGGCTGTTCGAGACCGCCCGTCGCGGTTCCGGAAGCTCGCTGGGCATCAGCGCCCTGGCGGTCACCGTCGCCGCGGTACTGCTGTGCCGGCTCGTCTCACCGTCCACCTCGCACGCCCGCCTCATCGGTGAGTTGGTGGCCGCCGTGGTCTCGGCCTCGGCCCTGGTCGACCTCACGCTGGCGGTGCTGGCAGCCGTCGACGCCCCAGGCGGCGTCTTCGGGGTGGTCGTGGGCCTCATCGGCAACCTGCTGGTGGTGGCGGTCAAGGTGGCCGCCGCGGCCGCACTCATCGCACTGTCCCGGGTCCGCGACGACCCGGCCGGCGACGAGACGCCGGAGCCGGCCGGGTCATCGCAACCCTGATCCCGCGCCTTCCGGGCTTCACCTCAGGGCGGAATCGCGGCGAACCCGCGGAGCCGACCGGCAGGCTGTGCACCGAGGCGTCCCCCAACCGGGTGATTCGCGGGTGGGCGAACCGTGCCACAAGGTGAACCACACCCGTGTAACTTGGGCGCCACGTGAGAAGCGCTGATATCGGAGCCCAAGGAGTTCGCATGGAGGAGATGTTCCAGGTGCTGGTCGGCACCGACGACGAAGCCATGTCGTGGCAGGCCCGTTCCCTGTGCGCCCAGACCGATCCGGAGGCCTTCTTCCCTGAGAAGGGCGGATCGACACGCGAGGCCAAGCAGATCTGCGAGCACTGCGAGGTGCGCGCCGAATGCCTCGACTACGCACTGGCCAATGACGAGAGATTCGGCATCTGGGGAGGGCTCTCCGAGATGGAGCGCCGCCGATTGAGGCGCGGCGCCTGATCGTGCGCTCCGCCGCACACCTATGCTCGACCCCGGAGATCTTCCCGTAGCCTTGGGCGGGCCGCTGCCAGTGCATCGGCCCTGGGCCGCGGCACGGATCCCAGTGGAGTTCCGAGAGTCAGGTGAGCCAGCATCGTGAATGATCAGACCGGAGACGCGCCCATCGGCCCCGCCCCGGGTGGCGGGGAGGGGCCTCGCACCGCCGAGGGCCTCACCGACTGGAGCATCCCGGTCGTGCCGTCGCTCCCGGTGAAGCAGGAGGACTGGGCGTGGGCGCACGAGCGTCGGCCCGAGCCTCCCACCCGGGTGTCGCCCGAGCAGGTCGCCGCCGTGCTCATCGTCCATCAGGCCGGGGAGTGGCTGGGCCGCGCTCTCGCCCGACTCGCCGGTCTGGCGGACCGCCCCGGGGTGACCATCGCCGTCGACATGGGCTCGGAGGACGAGTCCGCCGATCTGCTGGCCTCCGCGCAGCGCGACGGCCTCATCGAGGATGTGCTGCACACCCCCGGCGACCGGACCCCCGGCGAGGGGGTGGCATCGGCCGTCGCGATACTGCCCGATGACATCACCCACCTGTGGATCCTCCACGACGACCTCGAGCTCACCCCGGACAGCCTCCATCAGATGCTCGTCGAGGTGTCGCGTGCGCCGATGGCCGACGTCGCCTTCCCCACTCTGCTGCGCCCGGCCATGCGCAACTACCCGGAGTTCATCGAGGAGCAGGGGCAGACCCTCAGCACCACCGGTGCCCGGGTGCTGCCGGTGGTCGACCGCGGCGACATCGACCAGCACCAGGGCGAGCCCGTCCGGGTGCTGGGCGGTTCCACCGCCGGCATGTTCATCTCCCTGAAGGCCTGGCGGCGGGTCGGAGGGTTCGATCCCGCGGTGCCACTGTTCCGCGACGGCGTCGAGTTCGGATGGCGGGCCAATGAGGCCGGCCTGGTGGTGCGCACCGCGCCGAGCTGCGCGATCCACCACCGGCAGGCCGGACGCGGATGGGAGAGGGACTCTGTGCTGGCCGAGCGCCCCGATCTCACCGACCGTCTGGTGGGCATGCGGATGGTCGCGGCCCGCTCGGAATCGGTGACCCGGACCAGCCTGGCCCTCATGCTCCAGTGCCTGGTGCGCGCCCTCGTGCTGCTCCTCGGAAAGGCGCCCGGCAGGGCCGCCGACGAGCTCCGGGCCGGCACCCGGCTGTGGCGGACAAGGTCGCAGACGGCCGCGATGGCCGAAAGGATCAGCACCTTCCGGCAGAGCTGCGATCCCGACGACGTCGCCCACACGGCCCGCCTGCTGCCGACCCACCGCCGAATGTGGCGCAGGATCGCCGACCAGTTCGCCGGAGACGTCTCCGACCGGCTGCACCCGGGGCGCGACTCCGACCTCGGCACCTCCATCGACGAGCTGACCGCCGACGACGACTTCGCCGGCCGCGAGCACCACACCGTCCTCAACCCGTACACCGTCATGGTGGTGGGCATGCTGCTCCTGGGGGTCGTCGCCGGCCGCTCGCTGTTCGGCTCCGGCTCCGCCGTGTCCTCCTGGCTGGCCCCCGCCCCCGGCGGGCTCTCCGGGGCCTGGTCGGCCTGGCTGGCAGCGGTGCCGGGCCAGCTTGGAGGCTCCTCACCGTGGCTGGGCGTCGCCGCACTGGGGTCGGTGATCACCGTCGGCCAGCCCGAGGTCTTCGCACGGGCGTGCCTGCTCCTGGCCCCTCTGGCGGCCGCCATGTCCGCCCACCGCCTCACTCGACGGGTCCTTGGCCTGGGGGTGCCCGCCGTCCTGGTGGCGTCGATGTGGGCGCTTCTGCCGGTGATCACCGGCAGCCTGGCCAGGGGATCGATCACCGGCCTCGCGATGGCCGTGGTGACCCCCCAGGTCGCACTGCACAGCTGGCGGCTGCTGGCACCGGCGACGATCGACGTCGACGAGCTGTGGGGGGCCGGTACCTCCGGCGCTTCGGACCGCTGGCGCAGCGCCGGCGCCGCGGCGGCCTGGACGGCGATCGCCATCAGTCTGGTACCGGCCAGCTGGGTGATGGTCCTGATCGTCATGGTGGCGGCCCTGCGGGCCGACCGCACGGTGTGGCGACAGGTGCTGCTGGTGCTGATCGCACCCCTGGTCGTGGTGAGCCCATGGCTGGTGCGGATCGCCTCGGCGCCGGCCCGTCTCATCACCGGCGCCGATCCGCTGCTCACCGGGACCTTCGCGCCGCGGGCCGGCCTGTGGGTGCTGCTGGGTGGCGGCGTCAGCGTCGCCGCGGTGCCCGCCTGGGTGAGCCTGGTCGGCGTCCTGCCCCTGTGGTTCGCGGCCCTGTGGGCCCTCACCTGGCTGCTGCGTCACCGCGGGGCCGAAGGGGCCGCCGGACGCGGTCGGGTGATCGGCACCGCCGCGGTGTCCCTGCTGGCCTTCCTGGCCGCCGGGATCGCCGCACGTCGACTCGTGCCCCTGTGGGGCACCGAGATTCATCCCGAGATCGAGACCTGGCAGATGGTCGGCCTGGGAGGGCTGCTGGCGCTCGTCGCCACGGCCTGGCAGGGGACCCTGCTGGCCGTCCAGGCCGATGACGAGGCCGCCGAGGACCAGGAGTCCGACCCCGACCGCGCCCCGAGCCTGGGGGAGCTGATGGCCAGGTGGAGTTCCAAGGTGCTGCCGGGGGTGCTGACCGTCGGACTGGTGGCGTCCTGCCTGTGGTGGGTCGCCGGTGGCGCCGGCCAGCCGCTCCACAGGGTGTCCTCGAAGCTGCCCGCCTATGTCACCGCGGTGCAGGACTCGCCGCGGCGCACCCGGACGCTCATGATCCTGGTGCAGGGCGGCGGGACGAGCTGGAACCTCGTCGATTCCCGCAACCCGGGGTGGGGGACCGGCGAGAAGCCGGTGATCTCCACCGATCCGCGGATCAGGGCCGACGCGTCCGAGCTCGCCCGAGCGGTGGCGACCGGGGATGTGGGTGAGGATCTCGCCGCCCGGCTCAAGGCCATGGGGGTCGCCCACGTGTGGCTGCGGGGTGCGGCCGACGACGTCGTCTCCCAGGTGAGCAACGCGTCCGGGCTGACCTCGGCCAGGGCCGACGCCGACACCACGGTGTGGAGTCTGGACGGGGATCCGTCGAGGGCCTGGCTGGTCTCGGGCCGCAGCGTCACGCAGCTGTCGGGGACCGTGCCGTCCGGCTCGGGAGACCGGCGTCTGGTGATCGCCGAGCCCCGCGATGACCGTTGGCGGGTGAGCGTCGGAGGGGTCGAGCTCGAGCGCCTGGACGCCGAACCGTCCGGGGGGATCGGGCAGACCTATCGACTGGGCTCGGCCTCGGGGCCGGTGACCTGGTCGATGCCGAACCAGGGCTGGGTGGTCCTGGTGGAGGTGGGTGCGATGCTCATCCTCATGATCGTTGCCGGACCGAACGCCTCGCGGCGCGCTCCGGCTCCCCGACGCTCGATGGAGGCGGACAAGTGAGACCACGCAGAGCCGCTGAGGAGCCCGGCGACGACCGCCAGGACCTGCCCGACGAGTCCGTCGCGCCGCCCCGCAGGGTGACCGGACCCGTGCAGGAGGAGCCCGCCGGGGAGGAGCACCGGATCCGCAGGTCCTGGCCGGGGCCGCTGCGCGCCACGATCTTCGGTGTGCTCGCGCTGGCCGTCGGCGCAGGGGCCTCCCTGATCCCGTCTCAGCAGGAGAGCGTCGAGGCGGCCCCCGAGGTGACGCCGGGGCAGACGCTGGTGTGCCAGCCCTCCTCGGCCGACGCCTCGATGGCGGTGGCCTCGACCAGCCCCAGCCTTCAGGTCGGCGGGCTGACCGGCTCCCCCTCCGATGTGCGGATGCCGGCGTCGGTGTCGATCGGCACCCAGGCGAGGGTGATCCGATCGGTGAGCGGCCAGGGCCGTCCGGTGGCCACCACTCTGTCCTCGGTCGGGTCGGGAGCGAGCGCCACCTCGGCGATGAGCCCCTGCACGACGGCGGCGACGGGGGGGACGCTGATCGTCACCGACCCCGGATCCGCCGACATCGTCGTCACGAACCCGGACTCCGAGGAGGCCACGATCGACGTGAGCCTGTCGGGCGCCAAGGGGGCTGTCGATTCAGAGGGCTCCCGGGGGCTGACGGTGCCGGCGAGGTCCAGCAGGACCCTGCCGCTGTCGGTGTGGGCGCC harbors:
- a CDS encoding glycosyltransferase family 2 protein produces the protein MNDQTGDAPIGPAPGGGEGPRTAEGLTDWSIPVVPSLPVKQEDWAWAHERRPEPPTRVSPEQVAAVLIVHQAGEWLGRALARLAGLADRPGVTIAVDMGSEDESADLLASAQRDGLIEDVLHTPGDRTPGEGVASAVAILPDDITHLWILHDDLELTPDSLHQMLVEVSRAPMADVAFPTLLRPAMRNYPEFIEEQGQTLSTTGARVLPVVDRGDIDQHQGEPVRVLGGSTAGMFISLKAWRRVGGFDPAVPLFRDGVEFGWRANEAGLVVRTAPSCAIHHRQAGRGWERDSVLAERPDLTDRLVGMRMVAARSESVTRTSLALMLQCLVRALVLLLGKAPGRAADELRAGTRLWRTRSQTAAMAERISTFRQSCDPDDVAHTARLLPTHRRMWRRIADQFAGDVSDRLHPGRDSDLGTSIDELTADDDFAGREHHTVLNPYTVMVVGMLLLGVVAGRSLFGSGSAVSSWLAPAPGGLSGAWSAWLAAVPGQLGGSSPWLGVAALGSVITVGQPEVFARACLLLAPLAAAMSAHRLTRRVLGLGVPAVLVASMWALLPVITGSLARGSITGLAMAVVTPQVALHSWRLLAPATIDVDELWGAGTSGASDRWRSAGAAAAWTAIAISLVPASWVMVLIVMVAALRADRTVWRQVLLVLIAPLVVVSPWLVRIASAPARLITGADPLLTGTFAPRAGLWVLLGGGVSVAAVPAWVSLVGVLPLWFAALWALTWLLRHRGAEGAAGRGRVIGTAAVSLLAFLAAGIAARRLVPLWGTEIHPEIETWQMVGLGGLLALVATAWQGTLLAVQADDEAAEDQESDPDRAPSLGELMARWSSKVLPGVLTVGLVASCLWWVAGGAGQPLHRVSSKLPAYVTAVQDSPRRTRTLMILVQGGGTSWNLVDSRNPGWGTGEKPVISTDPRIRADASELARAVATGDVGEDLAARLKAMGVAHVWLRGAADDVVSQVSNASGLTSARADADTTVWSLDGDPSRAWLVSGRSVTQLSGTVPSGSGDRRLVIAEPRDDRWRVSVGGVELERLDAEPSGGIGQTYRLGSASGPVTWSMPNQGWVVLVEVGAMLILMIVAGPNASRRAPAPRRSMEADK